The following DNA comes from Quercus robur chromosome 1, dhQueRobu3.1, whole genome shotgun sequence.
TCCTAAGCAATCCTGATCCTCACCCAAGCTCTTGCTTGTGGCTTTTATTTGTGAAGAAATTGTATCTTTGAGACATCGGAATTGCTTTGAGATCGTTTGCAAAGCAAGGGCTGTGTATGATCTTGCTGAACCTAAACCTGCTGCCTGCTCAAATGATGAAACCACAATATGCATTTGGTGGTGGTACTGTCTGTATCTCTGCTCCACCTTCAAAagtacaaaacaaagaaagcgttaaaaattatgacactcCACAGTTCAAAGTTTGTCTTACTCTTTGATCAGTTTGGATACTATATGTGTGCTACTATCAGTCCCCTTATCTTTTTCCCTtgccaaatttattttattcgaATTAATAAATACAAAGTCAGCAGGATAATCCTGAACGAGCTTGAAACTGACCTGAACGGGCCCAAAACCCACCAATGATTcacattctcttttatattttaatctaggaataataaaaatataaaatatagcaAAAGATAAGGCATAGATTTGCCTAGTTCTTACAAATAGTGTTGCAGagtgaaatttcaaatttatattttcctGAATCTTAAATGAGAGGTTTACATAGATTACATGTTTTCACAGATTACCAGAGTTCCAGTCCAgactcaattaaaaataaaaccaaaattcaactaCAAAAAGGGTTTCCAATTTTAAATATCAAACACAGTTGGATTGTCAAAATCTGGATACACATGCCTCTattaaaaaacaagaaagaaaaaaagaaaaaaagaaaaaaaaaaagtatacctCATCAAGCATGGTAACAAGCTTTGTCTTCTTCATCTGAAGCTCCTGTCTTTGAGCGGTGGTGAGCTCAGCTCCTTGCTTAGCTCCGCTACTCTCACCCGGATCATCTCCAATCACGGCCGTTGATTCTTTATTCATCTTCATCTTATCTTTGTTCCCCTCCATGGAGTCCACTTTGATTTCGTTTCCAACATTCACAACATCATCAAGAAGCTCCTGTGCAGCCTTCAAGTACTTAGTCCCCAAAATAACACTCTGCACACCCGAAATCCCATTCGACACGGCCGACACCGAGGACGGAGAATTCCCGGACACCCTCAAATCTTCACCACTCGTCGGAACATCATgctcgccgccgccgccgccagCTGAAAGTACTGACCTATTATTATAAAAAGCCGTCTGCTGAGATGACAGGCTGAGCGACAAACCCTGATGCTGCTGCTGATTCAGACTCGGCCCCAGGCCTCGAAAACCCATCTCCGGGCCACTACCGGAGCTGCTGGCCACCGTCACTGAAGCCGCTTGATCCATCAATGGACCCCACAAGTTGTAGTGAACACGAGGGGCCGAGATGGCATGAAGGGCCGGAATTTCTTGCTGCCCAAGCAAGGATTGACGGCTGGGATCGTTGGAATTGTTTGCGGCTAGCGGGATTCCAACCAGGTGTTGGTTCTGGGGCGGCGCGTGAGATAGGGTGGATGGGTTGAGCGCGTTGGTAATGGAAGCAGCAGGGTTGAGGAAGAGAATGTTGGGCGCAGAGTGTTGATTTTGGGTGTCAGAGTAGGGTACGTAGTTGGGGTTGGGGTTTGGGTTCATGAGGTAAAGTGTGTGTAGCCCATCAGAGCCGGTGTTGGCTTGGATTTCTGAGTGAAAGTACGTCGCCATGGATTTGATTTCTGACAAAAAATAAAGCTGCGCAGGGATAGATTATTTTCACAGTAACTGTACGGACATACCAATTAAGCTGCGCAGAGAatcttcctttctcttcttACACATGTGAGTTGTACGGACGCTAGGATTGACGGCAGAACGTACGGATCCTGGTGAAAAAGCAAGAGAGAAAAAGCTGATGATCAATCCCTGAATTACTCTATAGATCGCAAacattttttatacaaaaaaccCATCAAGGAAAAAAGTGTTTttgaaacaatgatttttggaaaaaataagcAGATCTTTCAAAGACTGTGCAAAGAAGATCcgaaagaaagaaggaagaagaagaatgatgTAGATGTAATATATGTAACTAGATAGATATATGTTGTTTTGATATATAGGGAATAGGgaatagaaagagaaagaaacattAGTTTAAGGAATTAGATGATGATGATTTAGACTGACACAAAACCCATCAAAGATCATAacgaaaagaaagaaataaaatattgttgaaaaagaaaaggaaagaaaagaaaaaccatcaAGATGCTTGAAGACTAGTAGTACAAGGCGCAGAGTACCAACCAATTATGGCTAAAATACACACGAGGGAGAGGATACATCTGAGCACATGTCAGTCTATCTCTCTGACTGTCTATCATGGGTTTGGGAGCAATATTCTCTTTAGGCTTTGAGAGTTTGCTACTTTGCTAGCTCGTCATAGTACTAAAACAAACTCTGCAATTCTCTTACAAATGAAAATGATATAACAAATAAAAGACAGAAAGAGTTTTTAAGTGTCTCACAGAAAATTCTatgaatcttaaaaaaaaaagggaaaaaagaaaagaaaaaaagacagcTGAAGatattaatagtttttattttccttgtttACCCTTCTATTTCTTTTATCTCTCACTGTTTTGTGATAGGTGCCTGATCAGATggattagaaaaaaaagaaatagaaaacttgAGGGATCCCTTTCAAATCATTTGATGCAAGCAcgtttgatgtaaaaatattaaatttataaaaaaagaagcagcaagagatagagagagagagagatgtaaaaactaaaaaaaataaataaatactgtAAAAAACAGCAAGGGGAAAGTGGGTCAACAGGACATTACAAACAGAGAAACGAGGAAACGTCGACTTCCACCAAGGCATAATAATAGAGTAAGAACGAGTGATCAGGTCTTGGTGAAGTCTCTTGGCCTTTGCTTACTTTATAATATCTGTTTGTCTTTCATTcactttttctttccaatttattttctttcttttctattttatttttattttttgtggttgGCTGCAAGTGTTGGAAGATAGAAGTGATACACCTCAACTAACCATCAACACACAAGTTTGTTAGATGAATATGATAGCActcttttggaaaataaatacctgtactttctctctctttcctcgaGCCATACTTTTTCTCATAAGAAAGACTAGACTATACCATTAAACTACACCTAGATCGACCTAGGCTATACCATAGAAATACAAAATTCTTGAcactttatttttctctttgatataCTGTTAATAGGGCACGAGCTATAAATTATGATACTgtctatcttaaaaaaaaaaaaattgtaaaatgcTTAAGtcaatataaattttactacaaaatgtttacaaattaatgtgacaTGTAAGTGATGGACTTCAGCagtgtaataaataaatgttagaATTTATGTATAGTGTAGAATTTATGTTAACAAACACCATAAAGTGTTTTTTAAGAACGAGTTATTGTGGGgtttaactaataaaaaattagcattaATTAATGAGAGGTGCTGAAAATATAGttgaaataataaatgaaactcaaaaaattggCTTCACTAGTTCCACACCctataaaattagtaaaaaatctgactaaaaaaaaactaatataaatcAGTTCATTAACATGCATCTTACAGTACCCGTTAATACAATCCAATTAGAAGTATCgctcaattttctttttgataattataCTGTAAATCAATGGAAGTGGTGCACGTAGACATATGAAGGGTGTTATACTTTTGAACTACAAGTTCCCGctacccaagaaaaaaaaaaaggaaagaaaagaaagagctAAATCAACTTTTGAACGGTCACTCACTTATGGATTTTCCCTTTGTGCAGAGAAAGGTGAAGTCGAGGTGTTGACTAAACTATCATTAACTTATGGACTTGTCCTATGGTGCCTAGACGGCTCGACTCCCTGTCCCTCTAATATGAGGTCACCTCTATTTTGAAATGTCAGATGTATGAAAATGAAGTTTGCTTTATAAGTACACATCTGTGACAGTATTTTGGAAATAAACATTGTCTTCTACACATTTATATGATTGatcataaaattttatgtaatgtATTTTTGTTAGGTGATTGGATATGTGTCCTAAATTCATATAAGATTTATATAGGGCTAAGAGCTtatgagaaagaaaattcaTCATTATGCATTGGGAGATTCTGAGGTGACTTGATCAGTAATATTTATATCCATGAGtaagaaaaactataaaaaaaaaaaaaattaataaatatatttttacatgAGCAATTtctaatatatttctatataatttattaaattataaactCAATAAAAGGTccaaattagattctaatttcaTTGTAAATTTTGTAGGTTTCATTGAAATTAGATTTTACATATCTAATTTTCTGCCAAGTATCActctaatttataaatttacttATAAGTTATATCCTATTTAAAACAGTTTCAaacctatttaaaattaatttcaaaatatttaaaattaatatgattctatttattaaaaaaacatattattaatTCAACTACaaatttcagttttcaatacttgtttgaaaaatgtaaatgttaaataaatttattgcatTGTAGATtgtagaaacaaaaatattattgtaagaaataaaaactaagTATATCAGTAGgtcaaaaaaaaatccttcttttTGTTATGAAAtcggaaaaagaaaagaatataagTAATTTTAAACTTAGATATGAACGTTTGAAATGTACTTAGTTATGTTTTTTCTTAAATACACTTGTGCATATGTAGAagatataaattaaatattgttgCCCAAAAGAGAacacatttttaataaattgttgcAAAACTTTCAATAAATTTGCCTAAACAATAAGAAAGACAGATCTTCTTTCATTCCGGTGTGATGTGGCCTTTCAGCACCAACAACGAGAGCCCATACAAAGACTTACATAAAAAACACCAACTGAACCAGCAAGTAGAAGCATGGTGACAGATTTAGACCGCTGGGAAAAACTGTGATTTAACCAGTTTTATGGCCAAgtgattaattaggttaattATGCAAGCTTTATATTAAACAAATAATCAAGTATATTATGCATagcgaaaaattaaaaaacacaagatatgataactTAGGAAATTAATGAAACCAAACCAGTTTCACAGGAAAAACTTGGGGGGACCAATTCCAAGATGAACAATCCACTATCAGATGAAGATTTGTAGTCAGAATATCAATTCATAGTAAATCTAACCAAAGTTAACAAACTTAATTCTGAATCCCACTGACTTCTCTGATATAGATCTATTCTAAATGTGAACCTCCAATCCACGCACTTCAACACCCCATTGAAGCTTTGAATCAACGTAAACTTCTAGTCTACAACTTAAAGACCACTCTTAAAGATTTAGATCTCTAGCACCTTAGATAACTAGTAtgaggcagcaacttctacaacatcGGATCTTGAGTTTCTTCAAAGAATACCACTGGTAGTCGATATGAGAGAGCTTTGGGTACAAAGTCCCAGATCTAAAAAAGGAAGCACAGGAggcactcttctctctctcaaaaagatcaCGATTTGGGTTTGAAACGAACAAGTTATGGGCTTTTTACATTTGCTGATTTTTGTTGATCTGCGACCTTCGTTCGATCGAACTTCTATTTTGATTTGTTGAACTTGATGAAATTTATGTTCTTGTATTAGTAGCTTTCCTGTTCTTGCACATTGAATGCCAACAttttgagcattgtctaatcaATTTTATAGACTCTATAAGTTATATCTAGACAAATTTGTATTCACGAATTTGCCAATAAAACTATATAAGTATAGAACCTAGTACGTGGACACCCAAGGATGGCCGGTAATGTTGAAGGTTGAAGGAATCAAGATCAAGGGCAGAAAATGGTGCGGCATTGGGTTTTAAGCTATCGATCCAACGGGCCGGCAAGCAACTCTTCAGGGGAAGCAAGAGTTTCAGAAAGACTGACAGAAGGAATATTACGCTGTAGAACCTATACAGTGCCAGatatcatcatcaaatccacctaTCTTTTAGCCTGTCAAGTTCCAAAGTCCTATGTCAATCTTCTTCAACCCTGTACTGCTCATTAATCTTGTCTGATCTTTTCTGCAATGGgtattaaaaccaaaaaaaaaaaaaaaaaaagttatggttACCTAGGTTTTGATAAATTTCCCTCATtcatttaagaaaagaaaaggtcttaggaaaacattgtagcaagaTATCAAATTCTTCATGTCTAATGATCTACTCAAAATTTGAGCCTTctaaattttatcttaattCGATTGATTCTTGTGAGAGGTGATTTGTCGTctctaaatttaaatatttaacagAATATTTATAATTACTTGGAGGTGattataacatttctcttaaaCAGTTTCCTAGCTCACTCTACAATCTTACTGTTTTTTTCACTCATTCTAGTCACTCTTATTTGCATTTCCGCCTGACTTTACTAGACAATTTTCACCAACTTATTTCAACGGGAAAATCGACTTCAGGATATGAACCCTCTATATGTCAGCTGGCTAGGTAGCTCAACCAAGGATTACGGAATTATGTTAGGAGTATGGGGGGCCATGGCACCTTAGccccaaatttttaaaaataatttctctgttttctttttggtgaaaattcaaatctttAATAGTTTAGcctccaaaaagaaaaaaaaaaaaaaaaagaattagccccttaaaatgttttttttttttttttttttttttttttttttttttttatggaactttaaaaaaaaaagttaccaaGTTAtatatctcttaaaaaaaaatgagattacaAATAGATTATGTAAACAATATAAAAGTCCCACTCaaagtcaatatttttttgtgaaaataatacATGGCTATTCTTTAGTATTTCTACTACAAGTATATTTAAGGcatttggccaaaaaaaaattcattcacaaatctaaaataaagtaCCTATTTGGTGTAAGTAATTAAATATTGTCTAAAGAGTTTTTAGTTTTGCCAACCTAGTTCCAATAATGCACTTTTTGGACTATTTATCAATATACttagttttatattttcattttttttcttgagtattcaagtattttttttccttatttttctagtaattaatttttgatcttTGGGATAAAAAAGAGTGCAAACTACAAAGTTACAAGAGATGTCAATTGtaaagaaaattgagttttttgaaaaattggttAGAATTATAGTTTCCTAAGCATCCAGTGTATTCCACAAATTTGTTGATATTGTGAGTGATAaatggtttctttttttaaaataaaaattcaaatgtttAAAAGTTTCACTCAAGCAAAATTTATCTCAAAAAACgtgattaaaactaaaaatatattatgaataCAACATAAGTTctcaatttaaattcaattttttatatataaaacttatagATCTTTCAAATACTTAATAACTAATGACTTATTCAAGTTTATATGAAAGAAATCagtatataaacaaaatttttgatgttaaaaaataaaataaaaaatgaacaaagtttatgatgttaaaaaatataaaaaagaaattgagttatgaatttttctttaattttagtttagttCCCtcgcaaaatataaaaaatttcacccACCTTTTCaagcaaaataacaaaaaaacattCATATAACTATGTAGCATATTCATTTTGTGATATGGATTtatacaatatcatttttttcctaGGATCGATCCTCCCAAAAGAAGATTTTTGACTCCATCCTACCTAGAAATATGATGCATCACTaaaaattttagtcatttatCTACTTCCTCACTCCTCCTTCCAAATCTAGATTGCTATCTCCATCGTGGGGattatggattttattttagtttatacttgtaaaatttgcTACGACTTTGGCATGGCATAACCGATGGGTTTCTTCCTTGAGTTCCCAGtctaacaaaaagaaaattaaatattgatgaAATCACTCATTCGCGAACCGATCACTGATCCAAAGATAGGCATATGCCAATGATGCATCGTTAAAAAAAGTGAGAATCATAAAGCCCCAAGACATCTTAAGGAGTTAGTGGCAGTATTTAAGGCCAATATTGCTGGTTTGGTGCCCTTAATTGTTGACCCTTTGCTtttctaatctatatatatataaaaccaaagcttttgaagctctcacaattttccacatcagcattaattaaatttaaaaaaaaaaacattaattaaattataaaaaataataataagaagcccaaatttttttccaaaatcatAAAAAGCAAACCCGATACCCACAAACCCTACACtgaatcctctctctctctctctctctctctctttctctacctttctccccaaaacccaactCTGAATTTCAATCCCAAACgccatcttcttctcctctctcttctctaaaACCTTCCCTAAAACCTTCTCTTCTCACTTCCCTTGGAAACCAAATTTAATCATCAATCTGTATCTCCTATATTCTTCCCCAAAGCAAACCCTATACCTAAGGTAGCCAACGTGCTAGGCCTATGCAGGAGTTTCCTTGGTCTCCACTCTCAGCCTCTTTTCTCCATGGATGGATTCAACCACAGAGTCGATTAGGTTAAATAATTCCCCCTCTGTCATTCTCTTTCCTATTTGATTGATCTGCTTCTCAAGAAATTCTTTCTCTACGATTTTCTCTAAatcttattttttgagtttcggTTTCAGGTAATGATGATGATGCCAATTACTTAGTCCCAACGCCAACTGAATCCTAGCAGAGGTGTGGTTGCCTTTTCGGTTGTCACCATTGGCATCACCAggtctatctctatctctctttttctaattttagattGTTTAATAAATAATGGAAACCCGTAGTTCTAATAGTTCTTCATTGCATGAGAAGAGAAAAGAGGCCAACCCCATCATCCTCAAAGTGTTCGACAAAATGCCTGGCTTATAAAGATAGCTTTTGACCTTAACATAGTCCAAGTTTGTTTTGGATTGTGTTTATTAGTGAATAACTAATGAACTAAGAAAGCTTAGTTATAATCTATAATCAATTCAATTTAGtagattcttttttaattctcaaatataaaattgtttgCTTATTGTCTTCCTTGATTTTGTACTCAACCGTATATCATGGTTTAGATTGATTTTATTAGgtatgcatttatttgtttaattgattgaaaaaaataaattaaaagtctTTGTTTCTCCATAATTTATAAGATCCTTCTATAGTGGTGGCTATTTCAAGAGATGCTTTAAGTTCAAATCAATATGTGTCAAATTACCTAGCCAAAGCATTCGACAACTATAATTATGAAAAACAATAACTCAGCCCTcaaaaaatgtttgaattttggCAGTGTTTAAATTTTCAATGTAGATTTAACAATGTTTCTTTCTCATTGTAATTTGTGATATAT
Coding sequences within:
- the LOC126724962 gene encoding BEL1-like homeodomain protein 1; translated protein: MATYFHSEIQANTGSDGLHTLYLMNPNPNPNYVPYSDTQNQHSAPNILFLNPAASITNALNPSTLSHAPPQNQHLVGIPLAANNSNDPSRQSLLGQQEIPALHAISAPRVHYNLWGPLMDQAASVTVASSSGSGPEMGFRGLGPSLNQQQHQGLSLSLSSQQTAFYNNRSVLSAGGGGGEHDVPTSGEDLRVSGNSPSSVSAVSNGISGVQSVILGTKYLKAAQELLDDVVNVGNEIKVDSMEGNKDKMKMNKESTAVIGDDPGESSGAKQGAELTTAQRQELQMKKTKLVTMLDEVEQRYRQYHHQMHIVVSSFEQAAGLGSARSYTALALQTISKQFRCLKDTISSQIKATSKSLGEDQDCLGVKTEGGSRLKYVDQQLRQQRALQQLGMLQHNAWRPQRGLPERAVSVLRAWLFDHFLHPYPKDSDKVVLAKQTGLTRSQVSNWFINARVRLWKPMVEEMYLEEIKEHERNDSEDNINKRESNKEGSTTIAPADSTAATRLDQMKALQSKAENFTNQMASDPNEISNSSSMSKSSMGGSIQGHNSSGFHLVGLSDMQRSPKKPRSTSEFQKYSPNNLLSMDMEMKPEETSREISTSFGSDQRQAKDDYSLISGTHGGGFGAYPIGDIGRFNPEQLAQRFPGNAVSLTLGLPHCENLSLSGTQQSYLTHQNIHMGRRLEMGTGETDFCGINTPQPSHSNTGYDSIDIQNRKRFAAQLLPDFVA